Proteins from one Lacrimispora sphenoides genomic window:
- a CDS encoding sigma-E processing peptidase SpoIIGA, which translates to MVLTNSEWLTGYNVRTGREVKAATEINLYIDVLFLTNFAMDFLVLSIVRRGMKYRLIWWRMILGAILGAAWAVFAAAFPFLPLWLEMVITYLAVSTLMVMTAFDVKRPKEIGKAVCALYLAAVTTAGIMDALYQHTKAGYYIEQILRGNGQKAIPFYRLIFIAAGTYFGIRCFLRQITAMLKGKNNFYEVTMHYRGKKKVVTALLDTGNRLYEPVSRRAVHVVTYEAVRELCESVSEVVYIPYGSVGKSDGMLPGIFLDEMEVRQGDEVKVIERPLVAVSKKTLSVNGEYQMLLHEE; encoded by the coding sequence ATGGTTTTGACAAATTCTGAATGGCTTACTGGCTATAATGTTCGTACAGGGCGGGAGGTGAAAGCGGCGACGGAAATAAACCTGTATATTGATGTGTTGTTCTTAACTAATTTTGCCATGGATTTCCTGGTATTATCCATTGTCAGGCGGGGGATGAAGTATCGTCTCATATGGTGGAGAATGATTCTTGGGGCTATTTTGGGGGCAGCTTGGGCTGTGTTTGCTGCCGCTTTTCCATTTTTACCCCTGTGGCTTGAGATGGTAATAACCTATCTGGCGGTGAGCACCCTGATGGTGATGACGGCTTTCGACGTAAAAAGACCAAAGGAAATAGGGAAAGCAGTATGTGCTCTTTATCTGGCTGCAGTAACAACGGCAGGCATAATGGATGCCCTATATCAGCATACGAAGGCCGGCTATTATATAGAACAGATTCTTAGAGGAAATGGTCAGAAAGCCATACCCTTTTACCGGTTGATTTTTATTGCGGCGGGTACTTACTTCGGAATCCGCTGCTTTCTGCGGCAGATTACCGCCATGCTAAAGGGAAAGAACAATTTTTATGAAGTTACCATGCATTACAGAGGAAAGAAAAAGGTAGTAACGGCTCTGCTTGATACAGGAAACAGACTGTATGAACCGGTAAGCCGTCGGGCCGTCCATGTTGTGACTTATGAGGCTGTCCGGGAGCTTTGCGAAAGTGTGTCGGAGGTCGTCTACATTCCCTACGGTAGCGTTGGGAAAAGTGACGGCATGCTGCCCGGAATCTTTTTGGATGAGATGGAGGTACGTCAAGGGGATGAAGTGAAGGTGATTGAAAGGCCTCTGGTGGCCGTAAGCAAAAAGACATTATCCGTAAATGGAGAATATCAGATGCTGCTGCATGAAGAGTGA